CGGCGATACCGTGGTCATCATCGGTGCAGGTGGTAAGAGTGGTATGCTCTGCTGCTACGAAGCGAAGAAGAGAGCAGGTGTGACAGGTAAGGTCATCGGTATCACTCACTCTGCAAAGAGTACCGAGCGTCTCCAAAAGCTCGGATTCTGTGACGAGGTATTCTCTGCTGATGCTACTCAACCTGTACCCGTACTCGAAAAGATCGAAGCACTCACCAACGGTCAGCTTGCAGACATCACCATCAACAACGTAAACATCCCTGATACAGAAATGACAAGTATCCTCATCACCAAGGATACAGGTGTCGTTTACTTCTTCTCTATGGCAACCAGCTTCACCAAGGCTGCCCTCGGTGCAGAAGGCGTAGGTAGCGATGTGACCATGCTCATCGGTAACGGTTATACCAAGGGTCACGCAGAAATCACGCTTCAAGAACTCAGAGAGTCTGAAGAACTTCGTAAGATTTTCACCGAACTTTACGCATAATCCGCCATGGTTGAAGGAAATAGAAAACTGTTCTTCCCGAATGTCTCGGACGAAGACTGGAACAATTGGCAGTGGCAGGTACGTAACCGTATCGAGACCCTTGAGGACCTCAAGAAGTACATCCAACTCACTCCCGAGGAGGAGGAGGGTGTGCGTGAGTCTCTCAAGACCATCCGTATGGCGATCACCCCATACTACCTCAGTCTCATCGATCCCAACGATCCACACGACCCCGTGCGCAAGCAGTCCATCCCTACCATCAATGAGCTACATATCAGTGCTGCTGATATCCAAGACCCATTGCATGAGGATGCCGACAGCCCCGTACCAGGCCTGACACACCGTTATCCGGATCGTGTCCTCTTCTTGATCACCGACCAGTGTGCGATGTACTGCCGTCACTGTACACGCAGACGTTTTGCAGGACAGAAAGACGCTTCGTCTCCACTCGAACGCATCGACAGATGTATCGACTACATCGCTCGTACGCCACAGGTGCGTGACGTCCTCCTCAGTGGTGGAGATGCACTCCTCGTACCCGACAAACGTATCGAGTACATCCTACAGAAGCTCAGAGAGATCCCTCACGTAGAGATCATCCGCTTCGGCTCACGCACCCCGGTCGTGATGCCACAGCGTATCACACCTGAGTTCTGCGAGATGCTGAAGAAGTATCACCCGGTATGGCTCAACACACACTTTAACCACCCCAATGAGATCACACCCGAAGCTAAGCTCGCTTGTGAGCGTTTGGCTAACGCAGGTGTTCCTCTCGGTAACCAAAGTGTTCTCCTCAGAGGCATCAACGACTGTACTCACGTGATGAAGAAACTCGTCCACGAGCTCGTCAAGATCCGTGTGAGACCATATTACATCTATGTGTGTGACCTTTCGATGGGTATCGGACACTTCCGTACTCCTGTGTCCAAGGGTATCGAGATCATCGAGAACCTCCGCGGACATACTTCCGGCTATGCAGTACCGACATTCGTCGTCGATGCTCCCGGTGGTGGCGGTAAGATCCCTGTGATGCCGAACTACCTCGTGTCTCAAGCTCCGGGTCGTGTCGTCGTACGTAACTACGAAGGCGTCTTGACCACTTACACAGAGCCAGAGGACTACAAGGAAGACTGTCACTGCGAAGATTGTCAAAACAAAAAGAAAGAAGGTGTGGCTGCCCTCTTGGCAGGTCAACAGCTCGCTATCGAGCCTAAGAACCTTGCTCGCTTCGAGCGCAACCAGCACTAAAGCGAGACTTTTGATATGAGGAGAGGAGACAGTGTGGAGTAGGTGTTTTTTGTTCTCTGTCCCCTCTCCTCTATCTCAAAAGTCCATAAAACCAACAAACAACGAAAAGTCTGACAGAGTGCCTTTCATAGACGACATATTGCGTTACCGCAGTGTTGCCATAGTGGGGTTGGCAAAGAATACGGGCAAGACCGTATGTCTCAACTATATTCTTCGCCGACTAAGCACCATGGATACCCCTGTCGCCATCACTTCCATAGGTGTCGACGGAGAGCATACCGACAGGGTCACCTCGACCCCCAAGCCACAGGTAACGATCTATAAAGGCATGACATTCGTGACATCGGAGGTGCATTACCTCCAGAGACAACTGGTCTCCGAGATCGTTGATGTGGGACGAAAGTACACTTCTCTCGGACGACTGATCACCGCCAATGTGATCCAGCAGGGGAAATGTCTCATCTCCGGCCCAGCAGAGACGATGGGTGTCAAAGCCCTCATCGATCAACTCTCTGCCCGAGGAATACAGACAACCCTTGTCGATGGAGCCTTGTCCCGAATGAGCTTGGCATCACCTGCCGTGACGGATGGTATCGTACTCGCCACAGGGGCGGCCTTCAGTGCCAACATCCCTCAGCTTGTCCGCAAGACTAAATACGTCAAACAGCTCATAGAGCTCCCCCGGGTACGCAAGGAATGGTTGCCCACACTGAGCTCACTCTCCTCAGGGATATGGGCAGTGGATGACGAAGGGAGCATACACGATCTGGAGATTCCATCGATATTCCTGATAGAGAAGAGAGAGAAGGATATATTCAGATATGGCACTCGTCTCTTTGTCACAGGAGCGATCAGCGACAAGCTACTCAACTTCTTGCGCCAACAACGCAAACAGGTCGAGCTCATAGTGTCGGACTTTACGAAAGTCTTTGCCACCCAAGAGGTCTACGATGCCTTCGTCCGTGAAGGCAACCGTATGCTGAGCCTGATGCATAGCAACCTCATTGCCGTCACGGTCAATCCATACTCTCCTGCGGGATTCTACTTAGACTCCGAGACTTTGAGAGAACAGATGAGCCGCGAACTCAATGTACCCGTCTATGACATTATGAAGATTACGTCTCCATAAGGTAGAAGAGTTGCTTCCCTCAGCAAAAAGAAAACACCAACGAGCAGAGCAAAGAAAAGAAGTTGTAGAAGGAGAGAAAGCGATGTCCCCAACTTTCGGAAAGAAGG
This is a stretch of genomic DNA from Porphyromonas cangingivalis. It encodes these proteins:
- the ablA gene encoding lysine 2,3-aminomutase; this encodes MVEGNRKLFFPNVSDEDWNNWQWQVRNRIETLEDLKKYIQLTPEEEEGVRESLKTIRMAITPYYLSLIDPNDPHDPVRKQSIPTINELHISAADIQDPLHEDADSPVPGLTHRYPDRVLFLITDQCAMYCRHCTRRRFAGQKDASSPLERIDRCIDYIARTPQVRDVLLSGGDALLVPDKRIEYILQKLREIPHVEIIRFGSRTPVVMPQRITPEFCEMLKKYHPVWLNTHFNHPNEITPEAKLACERLANAGVPLGNQSVLLRGINDCTHVMKKLVHELVKIRVRPYYIYVCDLSMGIGHFRTPVSKGIEIIENLRGHTSGYAVPTFVVDAPGGGGKIPVMPNYLVSQAPGRVVVRNYEGVLTTYTEPEDYKEDCHCEDCQNKKKEGVAALLAGQQLAIEPKNLARFERNQH